A genome region from Streptomyces sp. S4.7 includes the following:
- a CDS encoding DUF6351 family protein: MSRRSVLATALAAGALLLTCLPSAAAQPPGSGERLTIDTLSTRPGVVTGGDVLVRVEVPPRFDPDDVRITRDGTDVTDAFSAAGSAPGGLTGLVTSLREGRNRLVATVSGRPGAGAALQVRDHPSTGPVISGPHERPFVCGTESFKLVDGSTLGPPLDGDCSVAARVDHAYRSTDGSVKPLADPASRPADLATTTTSTGARVPFLIRIETGTLNRGVYQISMLADPAAPEPTRARPSEGWNGRLMYTFGGGCRGGWYTQGSDTGGVLDTEMLGRGYAVASSSLNVFGNNCNDLLASETTMMVKEHFVERYGVPRFTIGWGCSGGSYQSHQTADNYPGLLDGIIVGCSFPDVTSATNTTLLDSRLLDHYFTVSAPDEFSAEQQTAVAGFRERASIPNLSDGAKRLDPDAEFPAALPDDQRYDADTNPDGARGTVFDHTVNVYGTDRRTGAALRPLDNVGVQYGLDALNEGAIDKRQFIDLNSRVGGIDRDAGFTTGRTAADRTATEAAYGTGRILWGGAGLATTPVIDHRSYTDDLPGGDIHMAVHGYSTRARLIAANGHADNQVMLAEDNRHGFSLKSPALRYALTEMDAWLTSLTSAGARAEWTARDVVAHKPAELTDACWTRDAEPRKIEQRLAYDSPGECGALYPAFPTPRLVAGAPLADDVIACRRKAVDPADYEVTFTGAELRQLRAAFPGGVCDWSRSGQGQRPLTGPWQSVGAAGERGGER; the protein is encoded by the coding sequence GTGTCCCGTCGGTCCGTCCTCGCCACCGCGCTCGCGGCCGGCGCGCTGCTGCTGACCTGTCTGCCCAGTGCCGCGGCGCAGCCGCCCGGCAGCGGCGAACGGCTGACCATCGACACCCTGTCGACCCGGCCGGGTGTGGTCACCGGCGGTGACGTCCTCGTACGTGTCGAGGTCCCGCCCCGCTTCGACCCCGACGACGTACGGATCACCCGCGACGGCACGGACGTCACGGACGCGTTCTCGGCGGCCGGATCCGCGCCCGGCGGCCTGACCGGCCTGGTGACGTCCCTGCGCGAGGGCCGCAACCGGCTCGTCGCGACCGTCTCCGGCCGGCCCGGCGCGGGCGCGGCGCTCCAGGTGCGCGACCACCCCTCGACCGGTCCGGTCATCAGCGGTCCGCACGAGCGGCCCTTCGTGTGCGGTACGGAGTCGTTCAAGCTGGTCGACGGCTCCACCCTGGGGCCGCCGCTGGACGGGGACTGCTCGGTCGCGGCCCGGGTCGACCACGCGTACCGCTCCACGGACGGGAGCGTGAAACCCCTGGCCGATCCCGCGAGCCGCCCGGCGGACCTCGCGACGACCACCACGAGCACCGGCGCGCGCGTCCCCTTCCTCATCCGTATCGAGACCGGCACGCTCAACCGGGGCGTCTACCAGATCTCCATGCTGGCCGACCCCGCCGCGCCAGAGCCGACCCGTGCGCGGCCCTCCGAGGGGTGGAACGGCCGGCTGATGTACACCTTCGGCGGCGGGTGCCGGGGCGGCTGGTACACCCAGGGCTCGGACACCGGCGGCGTACTGGACACCGAGATGCTGGGCCGTGGGTACGCGGTGGCCTCCTCGTCCCTCAACGTCTTCGGCAACAACTGCAACGACCTGCTGGCGTCCGAGACCACGATGATGGTCAAGGAGCACTTCGTGGAGCGGTACGGAGTCCCCCGCTTCACCATCGGCTGGGGATGTTCCGGCGGCTCGTACCAGAGCCATCAGACCGCCGACAACTACCCCGGTCTGCTCGACGGCATCATCGTCGGGTGCAGCTTCCCGGACGTGACGTCCGCGACCAACACCACGCTGCTGGACTCCCGGCTGCTCGACCACTACTTCACCGTGAGCGCGCCGGACGAGTTCAGCGCCGAGCAGCAGACCGCGGTCGCCGGGTTCCGTGAGCGGGCGAGCATCCCGAACCTGAGCGACGGCGCGAAGCGCCTCGACCCGGACGCGGAGTTCCCCGCCGCGCTGCCCGATGACCAGCGCTACGACGCGGACACCAACCCCGACGGGGCTCGGGGCACGGTCTTCGACCACACCGTGAACGTGTACGGCACCGACCGGCGCACCGGCGCCGCGCTGCGCCCGCTGGACAACGTCGGTGTGCAGTACGGACTCGACGCGCTGAACGAGGGTGCGATCGACAAGCGGCAGTTCATCGACCTCAACTCCCGCGTCGGGGGCATCGACCGCGACGCCGGGTTCACCACGGGGCGTACGGCGGCCGACCGCACGGCGACCGAGGCGGCGTACGGCACGGGCCGCATCCTGTGGGGCGGCGCCGGTCTCGCCACCACACCCGTCATCGACCACCGCTCCTACACCGACGACCTGCCCGGGGGCGACATACACATGGCGGTGCACGGGTACTCCACCCGCGCCCGGCTGATCGCGGCGAACGGCCACGCGGACAACCAGGTCATGCTCGCGGAGGACAACCGGCACGGCTTCAGCCTCAAGAGCCCGGCGCTGCGGTACGCCCTCACGGAGATGGACGCGTGGCTGACGTCGCTGACGTCCGCCGGGGCGCGGGCCGAGTGGACGGCGCGGGACGTCGTGGCGCACAAGCCGGCGGAGCTGACCGACGCGTGCTGGACCAGGGACGCGGAGCCCCGCAAGATCGAGCAGCGCCTGGCCTACGACAGCCCCGGGGAGTGCGGCGCGCTCTACCCGGCCTTCCCGACACCGAGGCTGGTCGCCGGAGCCCCGCTCGCCGACGATGTGATCGCGTGCCGGCGCAAGGCGGTGGACCCGGCCGACTACGAGGTGACGTTCACCGGCGCCGAACTCCGGCAGTTGCGGGCGGCGTTCCCCGGCGGGGTGTGCGACTGGAGCCGGAGCGGCCAGGGACAGCGCCCGCTCACCGGCCCGTGGCAGTCGGTGGGGGCGGCGGGCGAGAGGGGCGGGGAGCGATGA
- a CDS encoding SMP-30/gluconolactonase/LRE family protein encodes MTGPRIEVAVRAEAKLGEGPTWDPATGRLLWVDILSARIHTFDPADGRRTVMATEQHVGAALPRAGGGLVVNLRDGIGLYGPGGEFSWLVRDPVPGRRGNDAAVAPDGALWAGSMRYDETPGGGALIRVTADAFGAPDAPSGTVTDTRPVTVGNGTGWSPDGRTMYYIDTPTGRIDRFRADTHSPGEPLVDEGPLATIEAGTGHPDGLTVDADGCVWVALWDGAAVRRYTPDGELDRTVELPVLRPTSCAFGGPELRDLYITTARVGVAAPHPLTGSLLVLPDAGQGVPGTPFAG; translated from the coding sequence ATGACCGGGCCCCGCATCGAGGTCGCCGTACGGGCGGAGGCGAAGCTGGGCGAGGGGCCCACCTGGGATCCGGCGACCGGCCGGCTGCTGTGGGTGGACATACTCTCGGCGCGGATCCACACCTTCGACCCGGCCGACGGCCGCCGTACGGTCATGGCCACCGAGCAGCACGTCGGTGCCGCGCTCCCCCGGGCCGGCGGCGGGCTGGTGGTCAACCTCCGTGACGGCATCGGACTGTACGGCCCCGGCGGCGAGTTCTCCTGGCTGGTACGCGATCCGGTGCCGGGCCGCCGGGGCAACGACGCGGCCGTCGCGCCGGACGGCGCGCTCTGGGCGGGCAGCATGCGCTACGACGAGACACCGGGCGGCGGGGCGCTGATCCGGGTCACGGCGGACGCGTTCGGCGCACCGGACGCGCCTTCGGGGACCGTCACCGACACACGGCCCGTCACCGTCGGCAACGGCACGGGCTGGAGTCCGGACGGCCGGACGATGTACTACATCGACACCCCCACCGGCCGTATCGACCGGTTCCGCGCCGACACCCACTCCCCCGGTGAACCCCTCGTCGACGAGGGCCCGTTGGCGACGATCGAAGCGGGCACCGGGCACCCGGACGGGCTGACGGTCGACGCGGACGGCTGCGTCTGGGTCGCCCTGTGGGACGGCGCCGCGGTCCGCCGCTACACACCGGACGGCGAGCTGGACCGGACTGTCGAACTGCCCGTACTCCGGCCCACCTCCTGCGCCTTCGGCGGACCGGAGCTGCGCGACCTCTACATCACCACCGCCCGCGTCGGCGTCGCCGCCCCCCACCCCCTCACCGGCTCGCTCCTCGTCCTGCCGGACGCGGGTCAGGGGGTCCCCGGCACACCGTTCGCCGGCTGA